One part of the Glycine max cultivar Williams 82 chromosome 14, Glycine_max_v4.0, whole genome shotgun sequence genome encodes these proteins:
- the LOC100305404 gene encoding NAK-type protein kinase precursor codes for MKALALLAIIVFTLLVRSQEEEDYDDASVMLALKNSLNPPGWSDPDPCKWARVLCSDDKRVTRIQIGRLNLQGTLPTTLQKLTHLEHLELQYNNISGPLPSLNGLTSLRVFLASNNRFSAVPADFFAGMSQLQAVEIDSNPFEPWEIPQSLRNASGLQNFSANSANVGGSIPEFFGSDVFPGLTLLHLAMNNLEGTLPLSFSGSQIQSLWLNGQKSVNKLGGSVEVLQNMTFLTDVWLQSNAFTGPLPDLSGLKSLRDLSLRDNRFTGPVPVASFVGLKTLKVVNLTNNLFQGPMPVFGDGVVVDNVKDSNSFCLPSPGDCDPRVDVLLSVVGVMGYPPRFAESWKGNDPCAYWIGITCSNGYITVVNFQKMELSGVISPEFAKLKSLQRIVLADNNLTGSIPEELATLPALTQLNVANNQLYGKVPSFRKNVVVSTNGNTDIGKDKSSLSPQGLVPPMAPNAKGDSGGVSGIGGKKSSSHVGVIVFSVIGAVFVVSMIGFLVFCLFRMKQKKLSRVQSPNALVIHPRHSGSDNESVKITVAGSSVSVGAASETRTVPGSEASDIQMVEAGNMVISIQVLKNVTDNFSEKNVLGQGGFGTVYRGELHDGTRIAVKRMECGAIAGKGAAEFKSEIAVLTKVRHRHLVSLLGYCLDGNEKLLVYEYMPQGTLSRHLFDWPEEGLEPLEWNRRLTIALDVARGVEYLHGLAHQSFIHRDLKPSNILLGDDMRAKVADFGLVRLAPEGKASIETRIAGTFGYLAPEYAVTGRVTTKVDVFSFGVILMELITGRKALDETQPEDSMHLVTWFRRMSINKDSFRKAIDSTIELNEETLASIHTVAELAGHCGAREPYQRPDMGHAVNVLSSLVELWKPSDQNSEDIYGIDLDMSLPQALKKWQAYEGRSQMESSASSSLLPSLDNTQTSIPTRPYGFADSFTSADGR; via the exons atgaaaGCTTTAGCTTTGTTAGCCATTATTGTCTTCACCCTCTTGGTAAGAtctcaagaagaagaagattatgatgatgcttCTGTAATGTTGGCTCTCAAGAACAGCCTGAACCCGCCGGGGTGGTCCGACCCGGACCCGTGCAAGTGGGCCCGCGTGTTATGCTCCGACGACAAACGGGTCACCCGGATCCAAATCGGGCGCCTCAACCTCCAAGGCACTCTCCCCACAACCCTCCAGAAGCTCACCCACTTAGAACATTTGGAGCTCCAATACAACAACATCTCGGGCCCACTTCCCTCCCTTAACGGCTTAACCAGCCTCCGCGTCTTCCTGGCCAGCAACAACCGCTTCTCCGCCGTCCCCGCCGACTTCTTCGCCGGCATGTCGCAGCTCCAGGCGGTGGAGATTGACAGCAACCCGTTCGAGCCGTGGGAGATTCCTCAGAGTCTCCGAAACGCTTCCGGGCTTCAGAACTTCTCCGCCAACTCGGCCAACGTCGGAGGCAGCATCCCGGAGTTCTTTGGCTCTGATGTTTTCCCCGGGTTGACCCTTTTGCACTTGGCTATGAACAACCTTGAGGGAACGTTGCCGTTGAGCTTCTCTGGGTCGCAGATTCAGTCTCTGTGGTTGAATGGACAGAAGAGTGTTAACAAGCTAGGTGGGAGTGTTGAGGTTTTGCAGAACATGACTTTCTTGACCGATGTTTGGTTGCAATCTAATGCTTTCACTGGACCCTTGCCTGATTTGTCCGGGTTGAAGAGCTTGCGAGATTTGAGTTTGAGGGATAACAGGTTTACTGGTCCTGTTCCGGTTGCTTCATTTGTGGGTCTCAAGACGCTTAAAGTTGTGAACTTGACTAATAATTTGTTTCAGGGTCCAATGCCGGTGTTTGGTGATGGGGTTGTGGTAGATAATGTTAAGGATTCCAATAGTTTTTGCTTGCCGAGTCCGGGTGATTGTGATCCTAGGGTGGATGTTCTTCTTTCTGTTGTCGGGGTTATGGGGTATCCTCCAAGGTTTGCTGAGAGTTGGAAGGGAAATGATCCCTGTGCTTATTGGATTGGGATTACCTGCAGTAATGGGTATATAACTGTTgttaattttcagaaaatggaaCTTAGTGGCGTGATATCGCCTGAGTTTGCTAAACTTAAATCCTTGCAAAGGATAGTGTTAGCTGATAACAATCTCACCGGTTCGATTCCGGAGGAGCTTGCTACTTTACCAGCGCTTACTCAATTGAATGTTGCCAATAATCAGCTTTATGGGAAGGTGCCGAGTTTTAGGAAAAATGTAGTTGTGAGTACAAATGGCAACACTGATATAGGGAAGGATAAGAGTAGTTTATCCCCTCAGGGTCTGGTGCCTCCAATGGCTCCCAATGCGAAGGGAGATAGTGGCGGGGTTTCTGGAATTGGTGGCAAAAAGTCTTCTTCTCATGTGGGAGTGATTGTGTTTTCCGTGATTGGGGCTGTGTTTGTGGTTTCAATGATTGGTTTCTTGGTTTTCTGCTTGTTTAGGATGAAGCAAAAGAAGCTGAGCAGGGTCCAGAGCCCAAATGCGCTAGTTATTCATCCTAGGCATTCTGGATCGGATAATGAGAGTGTGAAGATAACAGTTGCCGGTTCAAGTGTCAGCGTTGGTGCTGCCAGTGAAACGCGAACCGTGCCAGGCAGTGAGGCTAGTGATATTCAAATGGTTGAAGCAGGAAATATGGTCATTTCCATACAAGTTCTGAAGAATGTCACTGACAATTTCAGTGAGAAGAATGTTCTGGGACAAGGAGGTTTTGGAACGGTTTATAGAGGTGAACTCCATGATGGTACAAGAATTGCGGTGAAAAGAATGGAGTGTGGGGCAATAGCTGGGAAGGGTGCGGCAGAATTCAAGTCCGAAATTGCTGTTTTGACTAAGGTTCGCCACCGGCATCTTGTTTCCCTTCTTGGTTACTGCTTGGATGGGAATGAGAAGCTTCTTGTGTACGAGTACATGCCTCAGGGAACGTTGAGTAGGCATCTTTTTGACTGGCCAGAGGAAGGACTAGAACCACTGGAGTGGAATAGAAGATTGACAATTGCCTTAGATGTGGCAAGGGGTGTTGAGTACCTCCATGGCTTGGCCCATCAAAGCTTCATACATAGGGATTTAAAACCTTCAAACATTCTCCTTGGAGATGATATGAGGGCAAAGGTTGCAGATTTTGGTCTTGTCCGTCTTGCTCCAGAAGGAAAAGCCTCTATAGAAACAAGAATTGCAGGAACTTTTGGATATTTGGCGCCAGAGTATGCAG TTACTGGCCGTGTGACAACTAAAGTTGATGTGTTCAGCTTTGGGGTCATATTGATGGAGCTGATAACAGGAAGAAAAGCACTTGATGAAACCCAACCCGAGGATAGCATGCACCTTGTAACATGGTTCCGCAGAATGTCCATAAACAAGGACTCATTCCGCAAGGCCATTGACTCCACAATTGAGCTCAACGAGGAAACGCTTGCTAGTATTCACACAGTAGCAGAGTTAGCCGGCCACTGCGGTGCGAGGGAGCCATATCAAAGGCCTGACATGGGTCATGCTGTCAACGtgctttcttctcttgtggaaCTCTGGAAACCATCTGATCAGAATTCTGAAGATATATATGGAATTGACCTTGACATGTCCCTACCACAAGCACTTAAGAAGTGGCAAGCTTACGAAGGTAGAAGTCAAATGGAGTCATCTGCTTCCTCTTCGCTTCTTCCAAGCTTGGATAACACACAGACAAGTATACCTACTCGCCCTTACGGATTTGCTGATTCTTTCACATCAGCAGATGGTAGGTGA
- the LOC100795913 gene encoding U-box domain-containing protein 20, which produces MVLSWTKGRVFRRARKGKELKYSGGDMEIEIAIPTHFRCPVTLDMMKDPVTVSTGITYDRDSIEKWIESGNRTCPVTKTELTSLDDMIPNHAIRRMIQDWCVEHRSHGIERIPTPRIPVTPYEVADTCTRILSAAQHGDENKCVELVRKIKAWGKESERNKRCIVANGAALALSNAFNSFSSRGLLIEKNVVVLDEILGALVWMRPLSEEGRSVLGSTSSISCMVWFMNGKQLSTRQNAALVLKEMHVEALVKCVDVVEALVNMIKEPVGNGSTKPCLSTIFNLVSYSSVRGVTCERFVELGLVDAVLEVLVDAERGVCEKALGVLDCVCDCKQGVQMAKANALTLPLVIKKLLRVSELSSSFAVSVLWKLFCDKNEEGVLIEALQMGVFHKLLVLLQVGCGEGTKEKATELLKLLNGCRSKAECVDSSLDFKHLKKPF; this is translated from the coding sequence ATGGTTTTGTCATGGACAAAAGGGAGAGTGTTCCGGCGTGCCAGAAAGGGTAAGGAGTTGAAATATTCTGGTGGCGACATGGAGATAGAGATTGCGATCCCCACCCACTTCCGGTGCCCGGTAACCTTGGACATGATGAAGGACCCCGTGACCGTTTCCACGGGCATAACCTATGACCGCGACAGCATCGAGAAGTGGATCGAGTCCGGGAACCGCACGTGCCCGGTCACCAAAACCGAGCTGACCAGCCTCGACGACATGATCCCGAACCACGCCATCCGTAGGATGATCCAGGACTGGTGCGTGGAGCACCGCTCCCACGGCATCGAACGGATCCCCACTCCTCGTATCCCCGTCACCCCGTACGAGGTTGCCGACACGTGTACGAGGATCCTGTCGGCGGCGCAGCACGGCGACGAGAACAAGTGCGTGGAGTTGGTGAGGAAGATCAAGGCTTGGGGGAAGGAAAGtgagagaaacaaaaggtgcATAGTGGCCAATGGTGCTGCTTTAGCACTATCCAATGCCTTCAACTCTTTCTCATCACGTGGGTTGTTGATTGAGAAGAACGTGGTTGTGTTGGATGAGATTCTGGGGGCTTTGGTATGGATGCGTCCTCTTTCTGAAGAGGGTAGATCCGTGTTGGGGTCAACGAGTTCTATCTCTTGCATGGTTTGGTTCATGAACGGTAAACAATTGTCCACAAGGCAAAACGCTGCTTTGGTTCTTAAGGAAATGCATGTTGAGGCGTTGGTGAAGTGTGTAGATGTTGTTGAGGCTTTGGTTAACATGATTAAGGAGCCTGTTGGGAATGGTTCCACCAAGCCGTGTTTGTCAACGATTTTCAACTTGGTTAGTTATTCTTCAGTTAGAGGTGTGACTTGTGAAAGGTTTGTGGAATTGGGTTTGGTTGATGCGGTGTTGGAGGTTCTTGTTGATGCGGAGAGAGGGGTGTGTGAGAAGGCTTTGGGGGTGTTGGATTGCGTTTGTGATTGCAAGCAAGGGGTGCAGATGGCAAAGGCTAATGCTTTGACTTTGCCTCTTGTGATTAAGAAGCTTTTGAGGGTGTCTGAGTTGAGTTCAAGCTTTGCGGTTTCGGTTCTTTGGAAACTTTTTTGTGACAAGAATGAAGAAGGGGTGTTGATTGAGGCGCTTCAAATGGGAGTGTTTCATAAACTACTTGTTTTGTTGCAAGTGGGTTGTGGTGAGGGAACCAAAGAGAAGGCTACGGAGTTGTTGAAGTTGTTGAATGGTTGTAGGAGCAAAGCCGAGTGTGTTGATTCGTCCTTGGATTTCAAGCATTTGAAGAAGCCCTTCTAA